The nucleotide sequence AAATTTATTGCGAAATCCAGTGCTGGCAGGAGTACCGAATGATTAGATCACGCGGAATACTAGCAGCAGCGTTCATATCGATTGCCGCTCTCTCATCTGGCCCGGCTCGCGCTGATATCGTCATGATATCGGCGAGTTCGATCCAGGGGGATAATGTTCTATTCAACTCCGGCACTCAAATCGGCACGACCGTTTTTGGACATACGCAGTCGGGGACGATTGTCGAGTTTAGCGGTACTACGTTCGACGGCGGTACTACGATCACCGCGAACGGGGGGCAGGCTCGGATCGAAGGCACGGCGGACGCGCGCCTCACCAGCCTGAACTGGCATCTTCAAGGCGGCAACACCTTCAACGACCAAGAGTTCAACATAAACACCGTGCTGAATGGCGCGAACGGTGGCGGCGCAACGTCGGTCAGTTTCAGTGTTTATGACGACGCCTTGCAACTCTTCACGTTCAACAATCTGGCCCTAGTAAACGGCTCGAACTTCTTTGGCTTCCAGGGTATCAACGGAGAAAGCATTTCCTCCATCTTCATGACTTTCAATGGAGGGAACGGCGTTCAGGACGTGAGGCAGATAAGGCTTGACGAAGTCACTGCCGCCGTTCCCGAGCCGTCCACCTGGGCGATGATGATCCTCGGCTTCGTGGGCGTCGGCTTCCTGGCCTACCGCCGGCGAGGGCAAGGCCAAGCAGTACGTCTGGCTTGATGCGCGTAAACTAGAACGTCAAAAAGGGCCGCCACTCTTGGCGGCCCTTTTTGCGAAATTGCCACCGACCAAAGTTAATCGCAGCAGGGCGCGTGATGAAACAGAGGGATTGCAATTTCGAATCGATGCCGAGCTCTGGGACTTGATCGAAACTTGCGGCCAAGCTGGAGGCCGAAGCGACTTTGATTCAACTAAGACTGGATGAGATACGGCGGCGTGTCTTCGTTCAAACGGCACGTTGCAGTGATAAGCGCAAACATGCCGCCGTGGCAAAATTTCGTAACCCGCCCCGTTCCAGACATGGTCCGGTAGAGGAGCACAACCGCTTTGGGTCAGGAACGTGCTCGAGCAAGGCGGAACAATGGATAGCCTCCGGATCAAGGCGTTCGCGCAAATTGAGGAAACCCATCCTGCGTAACTTCGAGCTGCTGATGCACTTCGGCCTGCACGCTTGGAGCATCGTATTGGGAGCATCGTATGCATCGAGATCCCCGCGCGAAAGAATTGGCTAATCTGAAGGAAGCGCTCGCGAACTTCGAGCATCAGCTCGATGCATTCGAAGCCCGTGCCGGAAACGACGGCGCCCCAGGTTCATTGTCTGGCGTCGAACGACCCTCAAATTGCGTTTGCCAATGAGGTCGTTGCCGCGATGAAGAACCGCCTGGCCGAAGGTCGCGCCATGGCCGGCATGCCACCCAGCGAACTCCCCTAGCGCCGCCGACGCGATTTCCAACACGCAAGACATCTATGCCGCCCGCAGCCGCGCTCGACGAGCGGTAGAAGTGGCGGCCATCGCCCCACGGCGTTGGAGCCGCTTCCCTGCTCGCACCGCCCTTTTCCACTCGCACAACGCGAACTATTTCTTTCCCGATGCGACTGAGGATTGAATATCCTCCGCACGGGTCTGAATGCCCCTCACACGTTTTGCGGAAAACATGCGCAGCTACACGTTAAAGGAGAAAGCGAAGATAACTGCCGGCGCAGTAACGTCACTCGTCATCGTGGCATGGCTTGCCATCATCGCACTGGCGCTGCTGTCGGGAGGATAAAATAAGCGCGGCTGGCATCATCCCTGGAACTTTGTTCTACTCACGCGAACATTCGGAACTTTGTTCTGCTCCGGAGAACTACGGACCACCAGAGGTGCGCAAGCCATGACTGACAATCTCTCAC is from Bradyrhizobium sp. AZCC 2176 and encodes:
- a CDS encoding PEPxxWA-CTERM sorting domain-containing protein — translated: MIRSRGILAAAFISIAALSSGPARADIVMISASSIQGDNVLFNSGTQIGTTVFGHTQSGTIVEFSGTTFDGGTTITANGGQARIEGTADARLTSLNWHLQGGNTFNDQEFNINTVLNGANGGGATSVSFSVYDDALQLFTFNNLALVNGSNFFGFQGINGESISSIFMTFNGGNGVQDVRQIRLDEVTAAVPEPSTWAMMILGFVGVGFLAYRRRGQGQAVRLA